In Zonotrichia leucophrys gambelii isolate GWCS_2022_RI chromosome 12, RI_Zleu_2.0, whole genome shotgun sequence, a single genomic region encodes these proteins:
- the MKRN2OS gene encoding MKRN2 opposite strand protein, with protein MAVLRVRHCRALLYCRRAPPRCPACGGDLRGAGLASAPVRLDSPFRHGHGQPRAFLIRPTHGTFLDGYDGHSDLHVGISSSQGVVYSYDQEGVHRDARGWEQCISIPLLQPDAGQLLQHWDSLLQEFSLEEAWLPHRYEEQQHNCFTFALAFINRVRQARGGAALSRAEFTERFVLPRSREAARYLRLQQLLQHSDIHIVPLAEQQQHSLPGNHGPLQE; from the exons ATGGCGGTGCTGCGCGTGCGCCACTGCCGCGCGCTCCTGTACTGCCGGCGCGCGCCGCCGCGCTGTCCCGCGTGCGGAGGGGACCTGCGCGGAGCCGGGCTGGCCTCGGCGCCTGTGCGCCTGGACAGCCCCTTCCGGCACGGCCACGGGCAGCCCCGCGCCTTCCTCATCAGGCCCACCCACGGCACCTTCCTGGA CGGCTACGACGGGCACAGCGACCTGCACGTGGGCATCAGCAGCTCGCAGG gtgTGGTGTACAGCTACGACCAGGAGGGCGTGCACAGGgatgccaggggctgggagcagtgcaTCAGCATCCCCCTGCTGCAGCCGGACgcggggcagctgctgcagcactgggacagcctCCTGCAGGAGTTCTCCCTGGAAGAGGCCTGGCTCCCCCACAG GTacgaggagcagcagcacaactgTTTCACCTTCGCCCTGGCGTTCATCAACCGCGTGCGGCAggcccggggcggggccgcgctgaGCAGGGCGGAGTTCACGGAGCGCTTCGTGCTGCCCCGCTCCAGGGAGGCCGCGCGCTACCTgcgcctgcagcagctgctgcagcacagcgaCATCCACATCGTGCccctggctgagcagcagcagcacagcctgcccgGGAACCACGGCCCGCTGCAGGAGTGA
- the MKRN2 gene encoding E3 ubiquitin-protein ligase makorin-2, producing MSTKQVTCRYFLQGVCREGSKCLFSHDLATSKSSTICKYYQKGQCAYGSRCRYDHVKLPPGGAAAPAPPAAPGSPRAPPEPGAGAPRSRREKRTLVLRDRKLCGSSEEQAPPSVAGALPCCPEPGDGEEEEAPKPHSYLEAICSGLEEAAPGGCPSAPAEQLCPYAAAGACHFGERCLYLHGQLCEICGLQVLHPFDPEQRKAHEMMCMATFEHDMERAFAIQASQDKVCSICMEVVYEKASASERRFGILSNCTHTYCLSCIRQWRCAKQFENPIIKSCPECRVISEFVIPSVYWVEEQEKKNELIEAFKQGVGKKPCKYFEQGKGTCPFGGKCLYLHAYPDGTRAEPEKPRKQLSSEGTVRFFNSVRLWDFIEDRESRSAPGADAEVTELGELFMHLSGAEQEPSEPPEPL from the exons ATGAGCACGAAGCAGGTGACGTGCAG GTATTTCTTGCAGGGCGTGTGTCGGGAGGGCAGCAAGTGCCTGTTCTCCCATGACCTGGCCACCAGCAAATCCTCCACCATCTGCAAGTACTACCAGAAAGGGCAGTGTGCCTACGGCTCCCGCTGCAG GTATGACCACGTGAAGCTGCCCCCGGGCGGAGCCGCGGCCCCGGCgccccccgcggccccgggcaGCCCCCGGGCGCCCCCCGAGCCCGGCGCCGGCGCCCCCCGCAGCCGGAGGGAGAAGAGGACGCTGGTGCTGCGGGACAGGA AGCTGTGCGGCTCCAGCGAGGAGCAGGCGCCGCCCTCGGTGGCCGGGGCGCTGCCGTGCTGCCCCGAGCCCGGCGacggcgaggaggaggaggcgccCAAGCCGCACTCGTACCTGGAGGCCATCTGCAGCGGCCTGGAGGAGGCGGCGCCCGGCGGCTGCCCCAGCGCCCCCGCGGAGCAGCTGTGTCCCTACGCCGCCGCCGGCGCCTGCCACTTCGGGGAGCGCTGCCTCTACCTGCACGGGCAGCTGTGCGAGATCTGCggcctgcaggtgctgcaccCCTTCGACCCGGAGCAGAGGAAAGCCCACGAGATG ATGTGCATGGCAACCTTTGAGCACGACATGGAGAGGGCCTTTGCCATCCAGGCCAGCCAGGACAAGGTGTGCAGCATCTGCATGGAGGTGGTGTACGAGAAGGCCTCGGCCTCAGAGAGGAGGTTTGGGATCCTGTCCAACTGCACCCACACCTACTGCCTGTCCTGCATCCGCCAGTGGAGGTGTGCCAAGCAGTTTGAGAACCCCATCATCAA GTCCTGCCCCGAGTGCCGCGTCATCTCCGAGTTTGTCATCCCCAGCGTGTACTGGGTGGAAGAGCAGGAGAAGAAGAATGAGCTGATTGAAGCATTCAAGCAGGGAGTGGG GAAAAAGCCCTGCAAGTACTTTGAGCAAGGCAAGGGGACGTGTCCCTTTGGGGGGAAGTGTCTGTACCTGCACGCCTACCCCGACGGCACCCGCGCCGAGCCCGAGAAACCCAGGAAGCAGCTGAGCTCCGAGGGCACTGTCAGG TTCTTCAACTCCGTGCGCCTGTGGGATTTCATCGAGGACAGGGAGAGCCGGAGCGCGCCCGGCGCCGACGCCGAGGTGACGGAGCTGGGGGAGCTCTTCATGCACCtctctggggctgagcaggagcccagcgagcccccagagcccctctga